A genomic stretch from Pochonia chlamydosporia 170 chromosome 4, whole genome shotgun sequence includes:
- a CDS encoding SET domain-containing protein (similar to Verticillium alfalfae VaMs.102 XP_003005797.1), whose product MSTSGSPDTHIQNNINGQLSAEAQRYELAQAATLSSRLEAFGSRKPSDHSIVSHASVSSPPKKKKNRRVDVDVDVDLSLALRPQNPSDVIYFNRPAPPERLLFLDLEVDMLEHTTPPPPPSNLASKAPATNGTTPKAQTESNVEWTVEETISRLDACRQDVKRGHAQLTGYILESTKATEHRVRHGKDLFANIRTPVMTEKGTDTIRIRSKQHLKGKRDQRDAHYTPICTKTNKERVPPYRFHHVEIKKNVLTPNTMLTFVPHLRDLESSEETKYNLWLKELEDIDLKSGFKPMNREDKQQLTIQGERAATVSLYLDSWLEKLAIPGCNKSALISYMTAREPDHAITPQQKTDILNSHHRIPNAAPGANKAAQMFTDAFQHVFKTSQPASKQIDLRRVLMMDEAVDNIMDSKPIAKDATSPQLDEEDEDELAESNLATYCILGCLICFSHSCDHGEYDNKNMKGTFSISSWSHLSDALRRRRNNMANGSEGVIKPCRRQCYRRDSHHVRMHVHPREWSEDERILLRSVFTTASNSTYKGDPICLAAEFLNRQCDEVHVEFKSMGISVPQPEPPEAPRVKNLSWYDRRRKVLLGDWQDHTTSHAHQRREILEPCSHDGPCVAGVCTCVDADVLCEKFCGCTVENCAYKFTGCGCHSQGRTCLDSKKDKPCICVQLNRECDPLLCGSCGALERADPANANDKELHATGCQNCDLQRGVGKSLLLGQSQLDGVGYGLFTAEDIAQDEFIIEYVGELITHDEGVRREARRGDVFDEESNVSYVFTLLENEGIWVDAAIYGNLSRYINHASEHDTHGCNITPRILYVNGEYRIKFTAIRDIKAGEELFFNYGENFPNLTKNLLDHKAAGKPESKPKPAKSRRPEKPEAIARKATKAETSKRRPGRPRVKRDLPPGFALETLEGPDIEEATTSRKRKRHHLQDDSDDENYDAVTADKTMNGDEGGRSSEDPGSASRLRRRIRTSTETPTKRVEPPKKTRGKRGGARPGSGRPRKHPRPVAVPKPTAASESKREERTLFGDAPEAGPASTRAPLEREAERATARTATPASAPALASASASASASRPTPIPTPSSAKMTGTPESKRITRSSDKMEMEIADSDDNMSTTGLRSGVAKRADGISNVHGEREEDDDQDVLIRQRSDRASRTRRPPAKFREDEFWN is encoded by the exons ATGTCAACCTCCGGCAGTCCAGACACGCACATCCAAAACAACATCAATGGACAGCTCTCAGCTGAGGCGCAAAGATATGAACTTGCCCAAGCCGCCACTCTCTCGTCCCGACTTGAAGCCTTCGGCAGCCGAAAGCCGAGCGACCACTCCATTGTCAGCCACGCCTCAGTGAGCTcgccgccgaagaagaaaaaaaatcgTAGagtcgacgtcgacgtcgacgtcgaccTCAGCCTCGCCCTGCGCCCGCAGAACCCATCTGATGTAATATACTTTAATCGCCCGGCTCCGCCTGAAAGACTACTTTTCCTAGATCTTGAGGTTGACATGCTGGAACATACCACTCCCCCGCCACCTCCGTCAAACCTTGCGTCCAAAGCGCCGGCCACAAATGGTACGACACCAAAGGCACAGACAGAATCGAATGTCGAGTGGACGGTAGAAGAAACCATTAGCCGGTTGGATGCCTGCCGACAAGACGTGAAGCGTGGCCACGCCCAGCTGACTGGCTACATATTGGAGTCTACCAAGGCGACTGAGCACAGAGTTCGGCATGGAAAGGACCTTTTTGCGAACATACGCACGCCTGTTATGACGGAGAAGGGTACTGACACAATTCGGATCAGGTCCAAG CAACATCTGAAAGGAAAGCGAGACCAGCGAGATGCGCATTATACGCCGATATGTACAAAGACAAATAAAGAGCGAGTACCGCCATACCGATTCCACCACGTCGAAATCAAAAAGAACGTGCTCACTCCCAACACCATGTTGACGTTTGTGCCACATCTGCGCGACTTGGAGAGCTCTGAAGAGACTAAATATAATTTGTGGCTCAAAGAATTGGAAGACATCGATCTCAAGTCGGGCTTCAAACCCATGAACCGCGAGGATAAGCAGCAGCTTACCATCCAAGGGGAAAGGGCAGCCACTGTGTCGCTATACTTGGATTCATGGCTGGAAAAATTGGCAATACCTGGGTGTAATAAATCGGCATTAATCAGCTACATGACTGCCCGTGAGCCTGATCACGCCATAACACCTCAGCAAAAGACTGACATTCTGAACTCGCACCACCGAATTCCAAACGCTGCGCCGGGAGCAAACAAAGCGGCGCAAATGTTTACTGATGCCTTCCAGCATGTGTTTAAAACTAGTCAGCCGGCATCAAAGCAAATTGATCTTCGCAGAgtcttgatgatggatgaagctgtggaCAACATCATGGATTCAAAGCCAATCGCCAAGGATGCCACCAGCCCACAgctcgacgaggaggatgaggacgagcTTGCAGAGTCTAACCTGGCTACGTACTGCATCCTAGGTTGCCTGATTTGTTTCAGTCACTCTTGCGACCACGGCGAGTACGACAATAAGAACATGAAGGGCACATTTTCAATATCGTCTTGGTCTCACCTCTCTGACGCCCTGAGACGCAGACgcaacaacatggcaaaTGGCTCTGAAGGCGTCATTAAACCCTGTCGACGACAGTGTTATCGCAGAGACAGTCATCATGTACGCATGCACGTGCACCCGCGAGAATGGTCAGAAGATGAGCGGATCCTTCTGCGATCAGTCTTTACAACTGCAAGCAACAGCACGTACAAGGGCGATCCAATCTGTCTGGCTGCTGAATTCTTAAACCGGCAGTGCGATGAAGTTCATGTCGAGTTCAAGTCCATGGGCATCTCAGTGCCACAGCCGGAACCTCCTGAAGCACCACGGGTAAAGAATCTGTCGTGGTACGATCGCCGACGAAAAGTGCTTCTGGGAGACTGGCAAGACCACACGACCAGCCATGCTCATCAGCGACGGGAAATCCTGGAACCTTGTTCTCACGATGGGCCGTGTGTGGCAGGCGTATGTACATGTGTGGATGCTGATGTCCTCTGTGAGAAGTTTTGCGGGTGCACCGTGGAAAACTGCGCGTATAAATTTACTGGGTGTGGCTGCCATTCGCAGGGAAGGACGTGTCTGGATAGCAAGAAGGACAAGCCGTGCATTTGTGTGCAGCTAAATAGGGAATGCGATCCGCTGCTATGTGGTAGCTGTGGTGCCTTGGAGCGAGCAGACCCGgccaatgccaatgacaAAGAGCTTCACGCGACGGGTTGTCAAAACTGCGATTTGCAGAGAGGAGTTGGCAAGTCGTTGCTACTGGGTCAGAGCCAGCTTGACGGTGTTGGTTACGGTCTATTTACGGCGGAGGATATCGCCCAGGATGAGTTCATCATCGAATACGTGGGTGAACTGATTACGCACGACGAAGGTGTTCGACGTGAAGCCCGGCGAGGGGATGTATTCGACGAGGAGTCCAACGTTTCGTATGTCTTTACCCTACTAGAGAACGAAGGTATATGGGTCGATGCCGCGATATATGGTAATCTAAGCCGGTACATCAACCACGCATCTGAGCATGACACGCACGGGTGCAACATTACACCTCGGATTCTGTATGTGAACGGAGAATATCGGATTAAGTTTACGGCTATAAGAGATATCAAGGCAGGAGAGGAGCTTTTCTTCAACTACGGTGAAAACTTTCCCAACCTGACGAAGAATCTCCTGGATCACAAGGCGGCAGGCAAACCAGAAAGCAAGCCGAAGCCTGCAAAGTCACGTCGGCCTGAGAAGCCCGAAGCTATTGCCCGCAAGGCCACAAAGGCAGAAACTAGCAAGCGACGTCCCGGCCGGCCGAGAGTGAAGCGAGACTTACCGCCTGGATTTGCGCTCGAGACGCTGGAGGGGCCGGACATTGAAGAAGCAACCACATCACGCAAACGTAagcggcatcatcttcagGACGACAGCGACGACGAAAACTACGACGCTGTCACCGCCGACAAGACGATGAACGGCGACGAGGGTGGGAGAAGCTCAGAGGACCCGGGCTCCGCGTCAAGACTACGGCGCAGGATCAGGACGAGTACGgaaacaccaacaaaacGGGTCGAGCCGCCCAAGAAGACTCGGGGCAAGAGAGGTGGTGCGCGACCTGGCAGCGGGCGGCCTAGAAAGCACCCACGGCCAGTTGCGGTTCCCAAACCCACCGCAGCCTCGGAGTCCAAGCGTGAGGAACGGACACTATTCGGCGACGCCCCAGAGGCCGGGCCAGCGTCAACGCGAGCACCACTTGAGCGAGAAGCAGAGCGAGCAACAGCGCGGACTGCCACTCCTGCTTCGGCCCCAGCattggcatcggcatcggcatcggcatcagcatcaagacCAACTCCAATCCCGACCCCATCATCTGCGAAGATGACCGGTACGCCGGAGTCTAAACGGATAACTAGAAGCtcagacaagatggagatggagattgcAGACAGCGATGATAATATGTCGACTACGGGACTTAGGAGCGGCGTGGCGAAGCGGGCGGATGGGATTTCGAACGTGCATGGGGAGAgagaagaggatgacgacCAAGATGTATTGATTCGACAGCGGAGTGATAGAgcgtcaaggacaagacggcCGCCGGCTAAGTTTAGGGAGGATGAGTTTTGGAACTGA